The Lycium barbarum isolate Lr01 chromosome 12, ASM1917538v2, whole genome shotgun sequence genome includes a region encoding these proteins:
- the LOC132621575 gene encoding uncharacterized protein LOC132621575, producing MQCPKMFTSRESNLMSCQLFYKRNTHVKEPAYFISSTSSEILQITSSNKKGFMASDGLSWADQWGAGGIGAMDEDDSYYKSSKENGNKKKASSSSSEGIGKVKAVAVAGAQKVKNGPSMFIKWVRSKSQKKNSPIS from the exons ATGCAATGCCCAAAAATGTTTACTTCAAGAGAAAGTAATCTTATGAGTTGCCAACTCTTCTATAAAAGGAACACACATGTTAAAGAGCCAGCCTATTTCATTAGTTCCACTAGTTCAGAAATTCTACAAATTACAAGCTCTAATAAG AAAGGATTTATGGCTAGTGATGGACTGAGTTGGGCGGATCAATGGGGTGCAGGAGGGATAGGTGCCATGGATGAAGATGACAGCTATTATAAGAGCAGCAAAGAAAATGGAAACAAGAAGAAAGCTAGTTCATCATCATCAGAAGGAATTGGCAAAGTCAAAGCAGTGGCAGTGGCTGGTGCACAGAAGGTGAAAAATGGCCCTTCCATGTTCATCAAATGGGTTAGGAGCAAATCCCAAAAGAAAAACTCCCCCATTTCATGA
- the LOC132621576 gene encoding autophagy-related protein 8C-like, whose protein sequence is MAKSSFKLEHPLERRQSESSRIREKYPDRIPVIVEKAERSDVPDIDKKKYLVPADLTVGQFVYVVRKRIKLGAEKAIFVFVKNTLPPTAALMSAIYEENKDEDGFLYMTYSGENTFGFVELGN, encoded by the exons ATGGCCAAAAGTTCCTTCAAGCTTGAACACCCCTTGG AGAGGAGGCAGTCAGAATCTTCTCGCATCCGAGAGAAGTATCCTGATCGAATTCCG GTGATTGTTGAGAAGGCAGAGAGAAGTGATGTCCCTGACATTGATAAGAAGAA ATACCTCGTCCCAGCTGATTTGACTGTTGGCCAGTTTGTTTATGTGGTGCGGAAGAGGATCAAACTCGGTGCTGAGAAAGCCATCTTTGTCTTCGTTAAGAACACTTTGCCTCCTACGG CTGCCCTGATGTCTGCAATTTATGAGGAAAATAAGGATGAAGATGGATTTCTCTACATGACATACAGTGGCGAAAACACATTTGGGTTCGTTGAGCTTGGAAATTAA